A genomic window from Nocardioides sp. BP30 includes:
- the hemE gene encoding uroporphyrinogen decarboxylase — MADSAFLKAARGETPQHTPVWFMRQAGRSLPEYLRVREGIAMLDSCMDADLITEITLQPVRRYGVDAAIFYSDIVLPLKAVGVDLEIKPGVGPVIAHPVRTLADVEAIPDLTPEHVPFVTAAVRTLVGELGGTPLIGFAGAPFTVSSYLVEGGPSKEYAKTKALMFGAPEIWQALMTKVAGISAAFLEAQVRAGASAVQLFDSWAGALAPDDYRDYVRPYSAHVLERAGALGVPRIHFGVNSALLLDQMGAAGADVVGVDWRTPLDWAIDRIGPDRGVQGNLDPTLVFAPTEVMLARAAEVIEAGRRAKGHIFNLGHGVIPATDPDQLKRLTEFVQSA; from the coding sequence CAGCACACGCCGGTCTGGTTCATGCGACAGGCGGGCCGGTCGCTGCCGGAGTACCTGCGGGTGCGCGAGGGCATCGCGATGCTCGACTCGTGCATGGACGCCGACCTCATCACCGAGATCACGCTCCAGCCGGTCCGCCGGTACGGCGTCGACGCGGCCATCTTCTACTCCGACATCGTGCTCCCGCTCAAGGCGGTCGGCGTCGACCTGGAGATCAAGCCCGGCGTCGGCCCCGTCATCGCCCACCCGGTGCGGACCCTCGCCGACGTCGAGGCCATCCCGGACCTCACGCCCGAGCACGTGCCCTTCGTCACCGCGGCGGTCCGCACCCTCGTCGGTGAGCTCGGCGGTACGCCGCTGATCGGCTTCGCCGGCGCGCCGTTCACCGTCTCCTCCTACCTGGTGGAGGGCGGCCCGTCGAAGGAGTACGCGAAGACCAAGGCGCTGATGTTCGGTGCGCCGGAGATCTGGCAGGCGCTGATGACCAAGGTCGCCGGCATCTCGGCGGCCTTCCTCGAGGCGCAGGTGCGTGCGGGCGCCTCCGCCGTACAGCTCTTCGACTCCTGGGCCGGCGCGCTCGCTCCCGACGACTACCGCGACTACGTGCGGCCCTACTCCGCGCACGTGCTGGAGCGGGCCGGTGCGCTCGGCGTCCCGCGCATCCACTTCGGGGTGAACAGCGCGTTGCTGCTCGACCAGATGGGTGCTGCCGGCGCGGACGTCGTGGGTGTGGACTGGCGTACGCCGCTGGACTGGGCGATCGACCGGATCGGTCCCGACCGCGGGGTCCAGGGCAACCTCGACCCGACGCTGGTGTTCGCCCCGACCGAGGTGATGCTCGCCCGGGCGGCCGAGGTGATCGAGGCGGGCCGTCGGGCCAAGGGGCACATCTTCAATCTCGGCCACGGGGTGATCCCCGCCACCGACCCCGACCAGCTCAAACGGCTGACCGAGTTCGTGCAGTCCGCCTGA